One window from the genome of Faecalibacterium sp. HTF-F encodes:
- a CDS encoding TAXI family TRAP transporter solute-binding subunit, which produces MILKKKWLATALAGILLAAAVLSGCASTEKAKRLRFGVAGEGGIYREFGERFAALENETDNGQVELKATAGSAANLRLLTGEYLQLAIAQADLVQDAYDQTGIFADEEEDRGFGAVAALYTETCQVVVRADSDIRSIEDLHGRTVSIGAEESGSEQNALQILSAYGLNDKMVSMVNLNYEDAAAQLKAGRVDAIFMTVGAPSPVLTALAGECGIRLLKVDGAAAQRLMSAYSAYNTVTLPAGTYPGQTEEVQTVGVKAVLLASNALPAKQVQQLTQLLFSSREGLEEQLGIPLDPEENAVEGVGIPFHAGAAAYYKAAGITVDQTAGN; this is translated from the coding sequence GTGATCTTGAAAAAGAAATGGCTCGCGACGGCACTGGCAGGCATTCTGCTGGCAGCTGCGGTTCTGAGCGGATGTGCATCGACAGAAAAGGCCAAACGGCTGCGCTTCGGTGTGGCTGGCGAGGGCGGCATCTACCGGGAGTTTGGTGAGCGGTTCGCAGCATTGGAAAACGAGACGGACAACGGGCAGGTGGAGCTGAAGGCTACCGCCGGTTCCGCAGCGAACCTGCGCCTGCTGACCGGCGAATACCTGCAGCTGGCCATTGCACAGGCAGACCTTGTGCAGGATGCCTATGACCAGACCGGCATCTTTGCCGACGAGGAGGAGGACCGCGGCTTTGGTGCCGTGGCGGCGCTGTACACCGAGACCTGTCAGGTGGTGGTGCGGGCGGATTCCGACATCCGGTCCATTGAGGACCTGCACGGCAGGACGGTGAGCATCGGCGCGGAGGAATCCGGCTCGGAGCAGAACGCGCTGCAGATCTTATCTGCCTATGGTCTGAACGACAAGATGGTGAGCATGGTGAACCTGAACTATGAGGATGCCGCTGCCCAGCTGAAGGCGGGCAGGGTGGATGCCATCTTTATGACGGTGGGCGCGCCCAGCCCGGTGCTGACCGCTCTGGCAGGCGAGTGCGGCATCCGGCTGCTGAAGGTGGACGGTGCGGCGGCACAGCGCCTGATGAGCGCTTACAGCGCCTACAACACGGTCACGCTGCCGGCAGGCACCTATCCCGGCCAGACGGAGGAGGTGCAGACGGTGGGCGTGAAAGCCGTTCTGCTGGCCAGCAACGCGCTGCCTGCAAAGCAGGTGCAGCAGCTGACACAGCTTCTGTTCTCCAGCCGGGAAGGGCTGGAAGAGCAGCTGGGTATCCCGCTGGATCCGGAGGAAAACGCAGTAGAGGGCGTTGGCATCCCGTTCCATGCGGGCGCGGCCGCATACTATAAGGCGGCAGGAATTACGGTCGATCAAACGGCTGGGAACTGA
- the gltS gene encoding sodium/glutamate symporter: MKIELDMYQTLAVAVLVLMLGKFLRARVQVLERFCIPAPVIGGVLFAIFTCVCYVTGIAEFAFDDILKEVCMVMFFTSVGFQANLKVLKSGGRAMIVFLGVVIVLIVSQNFVAVGLAKLLGVDALVGLCTGSIPMVGGHGTAGAFGPVLEDFGIQGATTLCTAAATYGLIAGSMMGGPIGKMLIERHNLLATVVPEDDSLLVEEEMKHERHTTMYPAASFQLIVAMGIGTVLSRLLSLTGMTFPIYIGAMIAAAIIRNVGEYSGQYTVYMGEINDIGGICLSLFLGMAMITLKLWQLAELALPLIVLLAGQTLFMILYVVLVVFNIMGRDYDAAVIVSGTCGFGMGATPNAMANMQAICDKYSPSVKAYLLIPLVGSLFADFLNSLVITVFINFI, translated from the coding sequence ATGAAGATCGAATTGGATATGTATCAGACACTGGCCGTTGCCGTGCTGGTGCTGATGCTGGGCAAGTTTTTGCGGGCAAGGGTGCAGGTGCTGGAACGCTTCTGCATTCCGGCCCCGGTCATTGGCGGTGTGCTGTTCGCCATTTTTACCTGCGTGTGCTATGTGACCGGCATTGCCGAGTTTGCATTTGATGATATTCTAAAGGAAGTCTGCATGGTGATGTTCTTCACCTCAGTGGGCTTTCAGGCGAACCTCAAGGTGCTGAAAAGCGGCGGAAGAGCGATGATCGTGTTTCTGGGCGTGGTCATCGTGCTGATCGTCAGCCAGAACTTTGTGGCCGTGGGGCTGGCAAAGCTGCTGGGCGTGGATGCGCTGGTGGGCCTTTGCACCGGCTCCATCCCCATGGTGGGCGGCCACGGCACCGCCGGTGCTTTTGGCCCGGTGCTGGAGGACTTTGGCATTCAGGGGGCCACCACCCTGTGTACGGCAGCGGCCACCTATGGCCTGATCGCAGGCAGCATGATGGGCGGCCCCATCGGCAAGATGCTCATTGAGCGGCACAACCTGCTGGCCACGGTAGTGCCGGAGGATGACAGCCTGCTGGTGGAAGAAGAAATGAAGCACGAGCGCCACACCACCATGTACCCGGCGGCAAGCTTTCAGCTGATCGTCGCCATGGGCATCGGCACGGTGCTGTCCAGACTTCTGAGCCTGACGGGCATGACCTTCCCCATCTATATCGGTGCCATGATCGCGGCGGCGATCATCCGCAATGTGGGCGAATACAGCGGCCAGTACACCGTGTATATGGGCGAGATCAACGATATTGGCGGCATCTGCCTTTCGCTGTTCCTGGGCATGGCGATGATCACCCTGAAGTTGTGGCAGCTGGCAGAGCTGGCCCTGCCGCTGATCGTGCTGCTGGCCGGGCAGACCCTGTTCATGATCCTGTATGTGGTGCTGGTGGTGTTCAACATCATGGGCCGCGACTACGATGCGGCGGTCATCGTGTCCGGCACCTGTGGCTTTGGCATGGGTGCAACGCCCAACGCCATGGCAAACATGCAGGCCATCTGCGATAAATATTCGCCCTCGGTCAAGGCGTATCTGCTGATACCGCTGGTGGGCAGTCTGTTTGCGGACTTTCTGAACAGTCTGGTCATTACGGTGTTCATCAATTTTATCTGA